Proteins encoded together in one Deinococcus hopiensis KR-140 window:
- a CDS encoding peptidoglycan D,D-transpeptidase FtsI family protein, with protein MEVKIRSRSRLMQFIALFLFLTLVWSYAQLEWNVPQAVRHTVMQARGSILAADGTVLARSVNGKRVYPQGQLAGQLVGMMGADSGLEGLEHAYNRVLEGGQDVRLTIDPGVQAAAEAALGKTVPEHQGEYGSVIVMETRTGRLLAAASYPPFNPERWTEYSAHDRRNRPFLDVYEPGSTIKALVVAAAFNEGLTSPETVYDTPMSRYIGKRWGSTIHDAVQHPGRLTTRQVLRYSSNVGMSHIVEHFAPERMRGYLGAYGFGSDVTLPRLPTETGSLQPLRKWDDLVRVTNAFGQGMSSTTLQLAAAYNTLGNDGMYVPPRLVEGEGSGDAGERHEVLRPTTARTTRAILQDVIEEGIFSQAGIEGYALGGKTGTAQVVGPRGYSSSLYDSVFSGFFPVDAPRVTITVMVHGAKVEYHGSQLAAPIYRQIASAVISRWAAVPTEQGQKEKHAKAQQTHN; from the coding sequence ATGGAAGTGAAGATCCGCTCCCGTTCCCGCCTGATGCAGTTTATCGCGCTGTTTCTTTTCCTGACGCTGGTGTGGTCGTATGCCCAGCTCGAATGGAACGTGCCGCAGGCAGTCAGACACACCGTCATGCAGGCCCGGGGCAGCATCCTCGCCGCCGACGGCACTGTGCTGGCCCGCAGCGTAAACGGCAAACGCGTGTATCCCCAGGGTCAACTGGCCGGACAGCTCGTCGGCATGATGGGGGCCGACAGCGGCCTGGAGGGTCTGGAGCACGCCTACAACCGCGTACTCGAAGGTGGGCAGGACGTGCGGCTGACCATCGATCCAGGCGTGCAGGCCGCGGCCGAGGCGGCGCTGGGCAAGACGGTGCCCGAACACCAGGGCGAATACGGTTCGGTGATCGTTATGGAGACGCGCACCGGCCGCCTGCTGGCCGCCGCGAGCTACCCGCCCTTCAATCCCGAGCGCTGGACGGAGTACAGCGCCCATGACCGCCGCAACCGCCCCTTTCTCGACGTGTACGAGCCTGGATCGACGATCAAGGCGCTCGTGGTTGCCGCCGCGTTCAACGAGGGCCTGACGTCTCCGGAGACGGTGTACGACACTCCCATGTCCCGCTATATCGGCAAACGCTGGGGCAGCACCATTCACGACGCGGTGCAGCATCCGGGGCGCCTCACCACCCGGCAGGTGCTGCGTTACAGCAGCAATGTGGGCATGAGCCACATCGTGGAGCACTTTGCGCCCGAGCGGATGCGCGGTTACCTGGGGGCCTACGGCTTCGGCAGCGACGTGACGCTGCCCCGCCTGCCCACCGAGACGGGCAGCCTGCAGCCGCTGCGCAAGTGGGACGACCTCGTTCGCGTCACCAACGCCTTCGGTCAGGGCATGAGCAGCACCACGCTGCAGCTTGCCGCCGCCTACAACACGCTGGGCAACGACGGCATGTACGTGCCGCCCCGGCTCGTGGAGGGCGAGGGAAGCGGGGACGCCGGCGAACGTCACGAGGTGTTGCGGCCCACGACCGCGCGCACCACCCGCGCGATCTTGCAAGACGTCATCGAGGAGGGCATCTTCTCTCAAGCTGGAATTGAGGGCTACGCGCTGGGCGGCAAAACGGGAACGGCCCAGGTGGTTGGCCCTCGGGGCTACTCCAGCAGCCTCTACGACAGCGTGTTCTCGGGCTTTTTCCCGGTGGACGCCCCACGCGTGACCATCACGGTCATGGTCCACGGGGCCAAGGTGGAATACCACGGCTCGCAACTCGCCGCGCCCATCTACCGTCAGATCGCCTCTGCTGTCATCTCGCGCTGGGCCGCTGTCCCCACCGAGCAGGGGCAGAAAGAGAAGCACGCCAAGGCGCAGCAGACGCACAACTGA
- a CDS encoding 3D domain-containing protein, with protein MSNTFGRWMRTLLLGTLGTASAAPFLPSSQLAAQAVREALGTPAARPTAAPAVRTPVARAAASAAAAPAAGRSAVQAAPKAAVPKVAAKSPAAAPRPVAARPTPQAGRQAPAPASPAAQARARGVALAQSQAARPQTGRSIVARATAYNSMPGQTDSSPFVTATGTRTRPGVVALSRDLLRTFPYGSKVMIEDLSGRSGALLNGRVFYVEDTMAAYKTRSVDIWMSSYSQAIHFGGRQVRITAVR; from the coding sequence ATGTCTAATACTTTCGGCCGCTGGATGCGGACCCTTCTGCTCGGTACCCTCGGCACAGCCAGCGCCGCTCCTTTTCTGCCCTCTTCCCAGCTCGCGGCTCAGGCGGTGCGCGAGGCGCTGGGAACGCCGGCGGCCCGGCCCACTGCGGCTCCCGCCGTACGGACCCCGGTTGCCCGCGCTGCCGCTTCCGCAGCGGCTGCACCAGCTGCAGGGAGGTCGGCTGTTCAGGCCGCGCCCAAGGCCGCTGTGCCCAAGGTAGCGGCGAAGTCGCCGGCAGCCGCCCCCAGGCCAGTCGCGGCCAGGCCCACGCCGCAGGCGGGCCGTCAGGCACCCGCGCCTGCTTCCCCCGCAGCTCAGGCCCGCGCCCGCGGTGTGGCGCTCGCCCAGAGTCAGGCCGCCCGCCCCCAGACGGGCCGCAGCATTGTCGCGCGCGCCACGGCCTACAACAGCATGCCGGGGCAGACCGACAGCTCGCCCTTCGTGACCGCGACGGGCACCCGCACCCGCCCCGGCGTGGTGGCCCTCAGCCGCGACCTGCTGCGGACATTTCCCTATGGCAGCAAGGTGATGATCGAGGACCTCAGCGGTCGCTCGGGGGCGCTGCTCAACGGCCGGGTCTTCTACGTCGAGGACACCATGGCGGCCTACAAAACCCGCAGCGTGGATATCTGGATGTCGTCTTACAGCCAGGCCATCCACTTTGGTGGGCGGCAGGTCCGCATCACGGCCGTACGCTGA
- a CDS encoding ABC transporter permease translates to MLARAHLSRRRTQNLLTVLGIAVGVMVLIAALSLTNGFTAALVDATLRASPHLSLTAFAPSQRDAGLERQMRADPRVVAFTPFVGDKGLLTRPASAGRAAGVDFATLFGVTPDEARVLQLAPTESELLRSLGRDEVLLGAALARSVGAFTGDEVRLLNSTQRRASLRVKGVFSTGNYLIDSAYAFTSLETLQRLQGTRNVTGYQLRLRDPAAAPAVGDALTRTRPYSALPWQGLYGTLLDQLALQKKVIGFVVFLIVIVAAFGIANVLTLAVFEKTQEIAILRAIGATRSVITRTFLLEGALLGLAGLLLGNLLGLGISAYFTVRPFHIPGDLYFITSLPVEVRAADLLWVNAVGLGTTLLAALIPARRAANVEPARIIR, encoded by the coding sequence ATGCTCGCCCGCGCGCACCTCTCGCGCCGCCGAACCCAAAACCTGCTGACCGTGCTGGGCATCGCCGTGGGCGTCATGGTGCTGATCGCCGCGCTGAGTCTGACAAACGGCTTTACTGCCGCGCTTGTGGACGCCACCCTGCGCGCCAGTCCCCACCTCAGCCTGACGGCTTTCGCTCCGTCGCAGCGCGACGCTGGGCTGGAGCGGCAGATGCGCGCAGACCCGCGCGTGGTCGCCTTTACGCCCTTCGTGGGCGACAAGGGCCTGCTGACGCGCCCGGCCAGTGCGGGGCGGGCAGCAGGGGTGGACTTCGCCACCCTCTTCGGCGTGACCCCCGACGAGGCCCGCGTGCTGCAGCTCGCTCCCACCGAGAGCGAGCTGCTGCGGAGCCTGGGCAGGGACGAGGTGCTGCTCGGGGCGGCCCTGGCCCGCAGCGTGGGGGCCTTTACGGGAGACGAGGTGCGCCTGCTCAACTCTACCCAGCGGCGCGCCAGCCTGCGGGTCAAGGGCGTATTCAGCACCGGCAACTACCTGATCGACTCGGCGTACGCCTTTACCAGCCTGGAGACCCTGCAGCGCCTGCAGGGCACGCGCAACGTGACCGGTTACCAGTTGCGGCTGCGTGATCCGGCCGCTGCTCCCGCTGTGGGCGACGCCCTGACCCGCACCCGGCCCTACTCGGCGCTGCCCTGGCAGGGGCTGTACGGCACGCTACTCGATCAGCTGGCGCTGCAAAAGAAGGTCATCGGCTTCGTGGTCTTTCTGATCGTGATTGTGGCGGCCTTTGGAATCGCCAACGTGCTTACCCTGGCCGTGTTCGAGAAGACCCAGGAAATCGCCATTCTGCGTGCCATCGGGGCGACGCGCAGCGTGATCACCCGTACCTTTCTGCTTGAGGGCGCCCTGCTGGGGCTGGCCGGCCTGCTGCTGGGCAATCTGCTGGGCCTCGGCATCAGCGCGTATTTCACGGTCCGGCCCTTTCACATTCCGGGAGACCTCTACTTCATCACGTCGCTGCCCGTGGAGGTACGCGCCGCCGATCTGCTGTGGGTCAATGCCGTTGGCCTGGGGACCACGCTGCTCGCCGCCCTGATCCCGGCGCGGCGCGCGGCGAACGTGGAGCCAGCCCGCATTATCCGCTGA
- a CDS encoding PEGA domain-containing protein: MKKLLMIPAAMLLSTASAATKISAQSIIVNPTQPDLSVSVRVDKDQSGSSNPNYRVGENIRISATVNRDAYVYLFNVDANGEVNQILPNQLGGNNFVKANTTVTFPRPDAKFTFTVGEDVGLNKVLALASLTELDLDQLSTFKTQQDQFATVTARGQQQLAQALSIVVNPLPQNSWVSDTAFFTVVAQNPVQTGSLFVGTNVANATVILNGQRLGSANSTFSNVRPGSYPVRVQAPGFRDFTTTVTIRANATTNLNVDFAQATTPAPVVSSDVTLSIRSNLNGARVFVDGREVGAVRNGALNVDVDPGAHEVVLIAPGYRTFVNTYNVQRDAQITITPSR; this comes from the coding sequence ATGAAAAAGCTTCTGATGATTCCCGCCGCGATGCTGCTCAGCACCGCCAGCGCGGCCACCAAGATCAGCGCCCAGAGCATTATCGTGAACCCCACCCAGCCCGACCTGTCGGTCAGCGTTCGCGTGGACAAGGACCAGAGCGGCAGCAGCAACCCGAATTACCGCGTGGGTGAGAACATTCGCATCAGCGCCACCGTCAACCGTGACGCCTACGTCTACCTGTTCAATGTTGATGCCAACGGTGAAGTCAACCAGATTCTTCCCAACCAGCTGGGGGGCAACAACTTCGTCAAGGCGAATACCACCGTTACCTTTCCCCGCCCAGATGCCAAGTTCACCTTTACGGTCGGCGAGGACGTGGGTCTGAACAAGGTTCTCGCGCTGGCCAGCCTGACCGAGCTCGATCTCGATCAGCTCAGCACGTTCAAAACCCAGCAAGACCAATTCGCCACCGTGACGGCGCGTGGCCAGCAGCAACTCGCTCAGGCCCTGAGCATCGTGGTCAACCCCCTGCCTCAGAACAGCTGGGTCAGCGACACCGCCTTCTTCACGGTGGTCGCGCAAAACCCCGTGCAGACCGGCAGCCTGTTTGTGGGCACCAACGTCGCCAACGCCACCGTGATCCTGAACGGCCAGCGTCTGGGCAGTGCGAACTCCACCTTCAGTAACGTCCGTCCCGGCTCTTATCCCGTGCGCGTGCAGGCTCCCGGCTTCCGTGACTTCACCACGACCGTGACCATTCGCGCCAATGCGACCACCAACCTGAACGTTGACTTCGCGCAGGCCACCACGCCCGCGCCCGTCGTGAGCAGCGACGTGACGCTCTCGATCCGCAGCAACCTCAACGGTGCCCGTGTGTTTGTGGACGGCCGCGAGGTCGGCGCTGTGCGCAACGGTGCCCTGAACGTCGATGTCGATCCCGGTGCCCACGAGGTCGTGCTGATCGCCCCCGGTTACCGCACCTTCGTCAACACCTACAACGTGCAGCGCGACGCCCAGATCACTATTACCCCCAGCCGCTGA
- a CDS encoding NUDIX hydrolase, which yields MSGELDPLDVALRDPWAVWLSGRTRVPLELPGYRRAAVLVALTREHDPRVLLTVRSEELPTHRGQISFPGGSLEPGETPVEAALREAHEEVGLDPGAVTVLGELDDVFTPVGFHVTPVLARIPDGPHLVLSAEVAQIITPTLGELRALPLQREERSLPDGRVVSLYRYPWQGHDIWGMTARVLHDLLAGGP from the coding sequence GTGAGCGGAGAACTGGACCCCCTCGACGTGGCGCTGCGCGATCCCTGGGCGGTGTGGCTCTCGGGCCGCACCCGTGTTCCGCTGGAGTTGCCCGGCTACCGCCGCGCCGCCGTGCTCGTGGCCCTGACCCGCGAACACGATCCGCGGGTGCTGCTCACCGTGCGCTCCGAGGAACTGCCCACCCACCGGGGTCAGATCAGCTTTCCCGGCGGCAGCCTGGAACCCGGCGAGACGCCCGTGGAGGCGGCCCTGCGCGAGGCGCACGAGGAGGTGGGCCTGGACCCGGGTGCTGTCACGGTGCTGGGAGAACTCGACGACGTCTTTACCCCGGTGGGATTTCACGTCACCCCCGTGCTGGCCCGCATTCCAGACGGGCCACACCTGGTCCTGAGCGCCGAGGTGGCCCAGATCATCACCCCCACCCTGGGCGAGTTGCGCGCCCTGCCCCTGCAACGCGAGGAGCGCAGCCTGCCGGACGGGCGCGTGGTTTCCCTTTACCGCTACCCCTGGCAGGGCCACGATATCTGGGGGATGACGGCGCGTGTGCTGCACGATCTGCTGGCGGGGGGCCCGTAA
- a CDS encoding MazG family protein, translated as MQDLLQILRRLRAPDGCPWDREQTHESLRPYLLEEAAEAVDAVTEGPEALAGELGDVLLQVAFHSVIAEEAGTFTYGDVERGIVQKLVRRHPHVFSDVEVSGSLEVEANWEVIKAAERGGKPRSAAERVPSALGALAREVGAQKLSGREKTGREAVAGVLRGAPATAEGVADVLAAVVAWARSAGVNPEVALRERTGHLLQSLPEPAQPSAEADA; from the coding sequence ATGCAAGACCTCCTCCAGATCCTGCGCCGCCTGCGTGCTCCGGACGGTTGCCCCTGGGACCGCGAACAGACCCACGAGTCCCTGCGCCCCTACCTCCTGGAAGAAGCGGCGGAGGCGGTAGACGCCGTGACCGAGGGACCAGAGGCGCTGGCCGGAGAACTGGGCGACGTGCTGCTGCAGGTGGCCTTTCACTCGGTGATCGCGGAGGAGGCGGGCACCTTCACCTACGGGGACGTGGAGCGCGGGATCGTCCAGAAGCTGGTGCGGCGACACCCCCACGTCTTCAGCGACGTGGAGGTGTCGGGCAGCCTTGAGGTGGAGGCCAACTGGGAAGTCATCAAGGCGGCGGAACGGGGGGGGAAGCCCCGCAGCGCTGCAGAGCGCGTTCCATCTGCCCTCGGAGCACTCGCCCGGGAGGTAGGGGCGCAGAAGCTGTCAGGCCGCGAGAAGACTGGGCGGGAAGCGGTGGCCGGGGTGCTCCGCGGGGCCCCGGCCACCGCCGAAGGTGTGGCCGACGTGCTCGCCGCCGTCGTCGCCTGGGCGAGGAGCGCGGGCGTGAATCCCGAGGTGGCCTTGCGTGAACGCACCGGGCACCTGCTGCAATCCCTGCCAGAGCCAGCGCAGCCAAGTGCTGAAGCGGACGCGTGA
- a CDS encoding SDR family oxidoreductase: MTDQTSTQGGKSAFVTGASKGIGLEVARALAGAGYSVTLTSRHSDEVEAAAQEIGHGARGVVCDVRDPQALQAEVDAHVGAFGGLDVLFVNAGVGKFGNVEELTVEQWRDVIDTNLSGAFYTVKAALPALKRRGGYIFTLSSLAGKNPFAGGAAYNASKFGLNGLSEVLTLDLRQHDIKVTQIMPGSVATFFGGHTPSEADAWKIQPEDVAQLTLDLLKMPARTLPSRVEVRPSKPPRK, encoded by the coding sequence ATGACAGATCAGACATCCACGCAGGGCGGCAAGAGTGCGTTCGTGACCGGCGCGAGCAAGGGAATCGGCCTGGAGGTGGCGCGGGCCCTCGCGGGTGCTGGGTACAGCGTGACCCTCACCAGCCGCCACAGTGACGAGGTGGAGGCTGCGGCGCAGGAGATCGGCCACGGCGCGCGGGGGGTGGTGTGCGACGTGCGTGACCCGCAGGCCCTGCAAGCGGAGGTGGACGCCCACGTCGGGGCGTTCGGCGGTCTGGACGTGCTGTTCGTGAATGCGGGCGTGGGCAAATTTGGCAACGTCGAGGAGCTGACGGTGGAGCAGTGGCGGGACGTGATCGACACCAATCTTAGCGGCGCGTTCTACACGGTCAAGGCGGCGCTTCCCGCCCTCAAGCGTCGGGGCGGATACATCTTTACCCTCTCCAGCCTGGCTGGCAAAAACCCCTTTGCGGGTGGAGCCGCCTACAACGCCAGCAAGTTTGGCCTCAACGGCCTGTCCGAGGTGCTGACGCTGGACCTGCGCCAGCACGACATTAAAGTCACCCAGATCATGCCCGGCAGCGTCGCCACCTTCTTCGGCGGGCACACGCCGAGCGAGGCCGACGCCTGGAAAATTCAGCCGGAAGACGTCGCGCAGTTGACGCTGGACCTGCTGAAGATGCCCGCGCGTACCCTGCCCAGCCGGGTGGAGGTCCGGCCCAGCAAGCCGCCGAGGAAGTGA
- a CDS encoding alginate O-acetyltransferase AlgX-related protein, whose product MKRYLMLTFLFSIHSGVVAKPEVSPDCLQTRATEFQELSSGRQNTILFDSEIETNWLEWENFAKQATLLSEAFKTKGIQLIIVPVPTRVMVNPQLLDTKNLKQKNYASQQPNVRFKRFIDSLQKNRVSVINLLGPLRTGGKNNMRPPAFFSKDFHWTQAGALIASAEISERITKALPGITEKHYSIVSTGQKYLQPLTPIKKLNDLCKNPQEMAYASFVVMNDDTLALLNFEEEESDGKNSWKWSAGESVSMAYVSSSEVRRDLSIEFSNFIRDQLVSLSLNGKEVYNSGRLKAADFISAKIPLNLVVGMNKMTFKFSKWNHKDLASTFAEKDTRKLSVSFSSIGIDDKERSTKSTSPGLLDDYTPPVTLIGTSYSNYMQVSELLKGMIDSDVLNFTQVSGGIYNPMFDYIKTLKDNGPMAIIWEIPMMWSPEGANSEIPKMIEELK is encoded by the coding sequence ATGAAGCGGTATTTGATGCTCACCTTTCTGTTTTCAATTCACAGTGGAGTCGTTGCAAAACCTGAAGTCAGCCCTGACTGTCTGCAAACACGCGCAACAGAATTCCAGGAACTGAGTTCCGGCAGGCAGAATACCATTCTTTTCGACAGCGAAATAGAAACCAACTGGCTGGAATGGGAGAATTTCGCGAAGCAGGCCACCCTACTTTCTGAGGCGTTCAAAACCAAAGGTATTCAGCTTATTATCGTACCTGTACCCACACGTGTCATGGTCAATCCTCAGCTTCTCGACACAAAAAATTTGAAGCAGAAGAATTACGCCTCTCAGCAACCCAACGTACGCTTCAAGCGATTCATAGATAGTCTTCAGAAAAACAGGGTTTCCGTGATCAACCTTCTGGGCCCACTAAGGACCGGAGGCAAAAACAATATGAGACCGCCCGCCTTCTTTTCTAAGGATTTTCACTGGACACAGGCGGGAGCACTGATAGCTTCGGCAGAAATTTCTGAAAGAATTACTAAAGCCCTCCCAGGTATTACGGAGAAGCACTATTCTATTGTATCAACAGGTCAAAAATATCTACAACCTCTTACTCCTATCAAAAAGCTGAACGATTTGTGCAAAAATCCACAAGAAATGGCTTATGCATCATTTGTTGTTATGAATGATGACACCCTAGCACTCCTTAATTTTGAAGAAGAAGAGAGCGATGGAAAGAATTCGTGGAAGTGGTCGGCTGGAGAATCTGTTTCTATGGCATATGTCTCTTCTTCAGAAGTTAGGCGGGATCTTAGCATAGAGTTCAGTAATTTCATACGTGATCAGCTTGTTTCCTTATCGCTTAATGGCAAAGAGGTATATAATTCAGGGAGGCTTAAGGCGGCAGATTTTATAAGCGCAAAGATCCCATTAAACCTCGTCGTCGGCATGAATAAGATGACCTTTAAATTTAGTAAGTGGAATCATAAAGATTTAGCAAGTACATTTGCCGAAAAAGACACCAGAAAGCTTAGCGTAAGCTTTTCGAGTATCGGGATAGATGATAAGGAGAGGTCAACGAAATCTACTTCGCCTGGCCTCCTCGATGATTACACACCTCCAGTTACATTAATCGGAACCAGCTACTCAAACTATATGCAGGTGAGTGAGCTACTTAAAGGAATGATTGACTCTGACGTGCTCAACTTTACCCAAGTATCTGGCGGAATCTACAACCCTATGTTCGATTATATTAAAACTTTAAAAGATAATGGACCCATGGCTATTATTTGGGAGATACCTATGATGTGGTCCCCGGAGGGCGCGAACTCCGAGATACCAAAGATGATTGAGGAATTGAAATAA
- a CDS encoding TMEM175 family protein has protein sequence MAEPLPTPQDVPAHRIHGLSDGIFAIVMTLLVLELRVPEQAGELAQAAREAHFAADLAALLPRLIVYAFTFLIAGVSWLSHTHFQSSVLRTDRRLAFLNILYLMLVSLLPFTSALIGEHGDTALGVAVYAVNQVLIAAAFLWMLAHAVSGGLMRPGWANERLGQRALVNALVFTVMALLAFAAKPLAWYTPFALILLHPLLGRVMRRPW, from the coding sequence ATGGCTGAACCACTCCCCACTCCGCAGGATGTGCCTGCCCACCGCATTCACGGGCTGAGCGACGGCATCTTTGCCATCGTGATGACGCTGCTGGTGCTGGAGTTGCGGGTGCCGGAACAGGCGGGGGAGCTGGCGCAAGCAGCGCGGGAAGCCCATTTCGCGGCGGACCTGGCCGCCCTGCTGCCCCGCTTGATCGTGTACGCCTTTACCTTCCTGATCGCGGGCGTGAGCTGGCTGAGTCACACCCACTTCCAGAGCAGCGTGCTGCGCACGGACCGCCGCCTGGCCTTCCTGAACATCCTGTACCTGATGCTGGTGTCGCTGCTGCCCTTTACCTCGGCGCTGATCGGCGAACATGGCGACACGGCCCTGGGCGTCGCGGTCTACGCTGTGAACCAGGTGCTGATCGCTGCCGCGTTTTTGTGGATGCTGGCCCACGCCGTTTCCGGGGGACTGATGCGCCCTGGCTGGGCGAACGAACGGTTGGGACAGCGCGCCCTGGTGAATGCCCTGGTGTTTACCGTGATGGCGCTGCTGGCCTTTGCCGCCAAGCCGCTCGCCTGGTACACGCCGTTTGCCCTGATCCTGCTGCATCCGCTGCTGGGCCGCGTGATGCGGCGGCCCTGGTAG
- the smpB gene encoding SsrA-binding protein SmpB — translation MRRVYTNRRAHHEYELLERFEAGIALTGSEVKSVRAGGVDFRDAFARLTNGNIELEGLYIPTYTEATYNNHEPRRTRRLLLHREEIGKLKRSLEQKGLTLVPTRLYQKGRVFKVELALARGKKLHDKRRAEAEKTMRRELREL, via the coding sequence ATGCGCCGCGTGTACACGAACCGCCGCGCACACCACGAATATGAACTGCTGGAGCGCTTCGAGGCGGGCATCGCCCTGACGGGCAGTGAGGTCAAGAGCGTCCGCGCGGGCGGTGTGGATTTCCGGGACGCCTTCGCGCGACTCACGAACGGCAACATCGAGCTGGAGGGCCTCTACATTCCGACCTACACCGAAGCCACCTACAACAACCACGAGCCCCGCCGCACCCGCCGTCTGCTACTGCACCGCGAGGAGATCGGCAAGCTGAAACGTTCCCTGGAGCAAAAGGGCCTGACGCTGGTGCCCACCCGGCTGTACCAGAAGGGCCGCGTCTTCAAGGTAGAACTCGCGCTCGCCCGCGGCAAGAAGCTGCACGACAAGCGCCGTGCGGAAGCCGAGAAGACCATGCGCCGGGAGCTGCGCGAGCTATGA
- a CDS encoding N-acetylmuramoyl-L-alanine amidase encodes MKHPSRSLLLSAALLGAGIAGAQIAVSRLNLAGQEVQSITLYGAEYASEAVLGRFVRLTREGQIVRVQGYGHTLLLPIDEDSQRATTAYNIVQIDTARVNARAATLVNGNLYLPLDTLARGLGASYETGSLKVVDPRLQGVSSRAGKDSDRLVLDLTRDVAFSDELRGTTVTITLRDVKGDARRYTTRGAFAPAAEVTRDENNLKLTFALPPGSGYRVYRVVRLGGARLVVDVGPGVPYTKPALLERISRPLIVLDPARVEGLGRDVTLDVARRSAELLNKAGWQVKLTRDAQSALGLNQKLDLARRSDVYLALDLGRFPGSNRGGVTVYEPSGRSTAQIVNAVRGGAEAPYIDLAVGNGGGTHRLSELLRGELKGGGVSAKAENVTRVLPLGEAPEAALLLELGWVGNADDRAKLGVDDRLQAMSVAVARSVATYLTARVTNAGRTTGTETGANP; translated from the coding sequence TTGAAACACCCCTCGCGTTCGCTCCTGCTCTCCGCCGCGCTGCTGGGAGCCGGGATCGCCGGCGCGCAGATCGCGGTCTCGCGCCTGAATCTCGCCGGGCAGGAGGTGCAGTCCATCACGCTGTACGGGGCCGAATACGCCAGCGAGGCTGTACTGGGCCGTTTCGTGCGCCTCACCCGCGAAGGCCAGATCGTGCGGGTACAGGGCTACGGGCACACGCTGCTGCTGCCCATCGACGAGGATTCGCAGCGGGCCACCACCGCCTACAACATCGTGCAGATCGACACCGCCCGGGTCAATGCCCGCGCCGCCACGCTGGTGAACGGCAACCTGTACCTCCCGCTGGATACGCTGGCGCGCGGCCTGGGAGCCAGCTACGAGACGGGGAGCCTCAAGGTGGTGGACCCCCGATTGCAGGGCGTGAGCAGCCGTGCGGGCAAGGACAGCGACCGCCTGGTGCTGGACCTGACGCGCGACGTGGCCTTCAGCGACGAGCTGCGCGGCACCACGGTGACCATCACCCTGCGCGACGTGAAGGGCGACGCCCGGCGCTACACCACGCGCGGGGCCTTTGCGCCTGCGGCTGAGGTCACGCGCGACGAAAACAACCTCAAGCTGACCTTCGCCCTGCCGCCGGGCAGCGGTTACCGGGTCTACCGGGTGGTGCGGCTGGGCGGCGCGCGGCTGGTGGTGGACGTGGGGCCGGGCGTGCCCTACACCAAACCCGCCCTGCTGGAACGCATCTCACGGCCGCTGATCGTGCTGGACCCCGCGCGGGTGGAGGGTCTGGGCCGGGACGTGACGCTGGACGTCGCCCGGCGCAGCGCGGAACTGCTGAACAAAGCGGGCTGGCAGGTCAAGCTGACGCGCGACGCGCAAAGTGCTCTGGGACTGAACCAGAAGCTGGACCTGGCGCGGCGCAGCGACGTGTATCTGGCGCTTGACCTTGGCCGCTTTCCCGGCAGCAACCGGGGCGGCGTGACCGTGTACGAGCCGTCAGGCCGCTCCACCGCCCAGATCGTAAATGCGGTGCGGGGTGGGGCCGAGGCCCCCTACATCGACCTCGCGGTGGGCAACGGGGGCGGAACGCACCGCCTCTCGGAACTGCTGCGCGGGGAGCTGAAGGGCGGCGGCGTCAGTGCCAAGGCCGAGAACGTGACCCGGGTTCTGCCCCTGGGAGAGGCTCCCGAGGCGGCCCTGCTCCTGGAACTGGGCTGGGTGGGGAACGCCGACGACCGGGCAAAGCTGGGGGTAGACGACCGGCTGCAGGCCATGTCGGTGGCGGTGGCGCGTTCCGTCGCCACCTACCTCACCGCGCGGGTCACCAACGCCGGCCGCACGACGGGTACCGAGACCGGAGCCAACCCGTGA
- a CDS encoding GerMN domain-containing protein, whose amino-acid sequence MKRLFSLFNVVSAALFAAAAYAYGEVQRPAVTPKPPKLTLEEKRDVKVKVYFTGLQVQTLKPETRTVQVTEETPTSVAQAAVNTWAAGPQTAGLLPAVPKGTPAPKVWLRGQHAYINLPEGYRNLRYGTSGERMLLCTLVRTLLEARGQDVTFLLGGKNTDVLVRMDLGEPYTRQDCTDQ is encoded by the coding sequence GTGAAGCGGCTGTTTTCGCTGTTCAACGTGGTGAGCGCTGCGCTGTTCGCCGCTGCCGCCTACGCCTACGGCGAGGTGCAGCGCCCGGCCGTGACGCCCAAGCCGCCCAAGCTGACACTGGAAGAGAAGCGGGACGTGAAGGTCAAGGTGTACTTCACCGGCCTGCAGGTCCAGACCCTCAAGCCCGAGACGCGCACCGTGCAGGTGACCGAGGAGACGCCCACCAGTGTCGCCCAAGCCGCCGTGAACACCTGGGCCGCCGGTCCCCAGACCGCTGGCCTGCTGCCCGCCGTTCCCAAGGGAACCCCAGCCCCCAAGGTCTGGCTGCGCGGCCAGCACGCCTACATCAACCTGCCGGAGGGCTACCGCAACCTGCGCTACGGCACCAGCGGTGAGCGGATGCTGCTGTGCACCCTCGTGCGGACCCTGCTCGAAGCGCGCGGTCAGGACGTGACCTTTCTGCTCGGTGGCAAGAACACCGACGTGCTCGTCCGCATGGACCTTGGCGAGCCGTATACGCGGCAGGACTGCACGGATCAGTAG